One window from the genome of Hippoglossus hippoglossus isolate fHipHip1 chromosome 10, fHipHip1.pri, whole genome shotgun sequence encodes:
- the slc25a43 gene encoding solute carrier family 25 member 43 gives MASVKKDNRLTASQSFLCTGFSGFFSKSVTSPLEVVRVKSQVGTFHCKRGFCQSFLLIYQNEGLRGFWKGNLASCLRLFPYTAVHLSTYKKIVHLHMDELGFISQWRAILAGGLAGFAAALATYPLEVVETRLIAQNCRQPTYIGVIHTLSKIYRSEGLLALYRGFSLTVLGAFPFSIGCYAVYMNLDKIWREPPFRFTPLQNFINGCLAAGVSQTLSYPFETVKRKMQAQSARLPHYGGVDVHFNGMMDCFIQVVRNKGVLSLWSGLTANMIKIVPCFGLLYTCFELCKQVCLYRNGYIISPLSYQLAPGVDQSLGPSELQELKRYLRNRNFDSGESSF, from the exons ATGGCCTCGGTGAAGAAGGACAACAGGCTGACCGCCTCTCAGAGCTTCCTGTGCACCGGGTTCTCCGGGTTCTTCAGTAAGAGCGTCACCTCTCCCCTGGAGGTGGTGCGGGTCAAGAGCCAGGTGGGAACCTTCCACTGCAAGAGAGGGTTCTGCCAGagcttcctcctcatctacCAGAACGAGGGGCTCCGGGGCTTCTGGAAGGGGAACCTCGCCTCCTGTCTCCGGCTCTTCCCTTACACCGCGGTCCACCTCTCCACCTACAAGAA GATAGTCCACCTTCACATGGACGAACTGGGCTTCATCTCTCAGTGGAGGGCCATATTAGCCGGGGGTCTGGCTGgttttgctgctgctctggccaCGTACCcactggaggtggtggagaccaggCTCATTGCTCAGAACTGCAGGCAGCCCACGTACATCGGCGTAATACACACCCTCTCAAAGATCTACAGGAGTGAGGGGCTTCTGGCTCTCTACAGGGGCTTTTCCCTCACTGTTTTAG GTGCATTTCCCTTCTCTATCGGATGCTACGCAGTCTACATGAACTTGGACAAGATCTGGCGGGAGCCTCCTTTTCGCTTCACTCCCCTCCAGAACTTCATCAATGGCTGTCTTGCAGCAGGAGTCTCTCAAACTCTCTCGTACCCGTTTGAAACGGTGAAAAGGAAAATGCAA GCGCAGAGTGCCCGTCTTCCACATTATGGTGGAGTTGACGTCCACTTCAACGGGATGATGGACTGTTTCATACAGGTGGTGAGAAACAAAGGCGTACTCTCATTGTGGAGCGGTCTCACTGCCAACATGATAAAG ATTGTTCCCTGTTTTGGCCTTCTGTATACCTGCTTTGAGTTGTGCAAGCAGGTTTGCCTTTACCGCAACGGGTACATCATCTCACCCCTGAGCTACCAGCTCGCACCGGGGGTCGACCAGAGCCTCGGGCCGtccgagctgcaggagctgaagcGCTACCTGAGAAACAGGAACTTTGACTCAGGGGAGTCGTCTTTTTGA
- the slc25a5 gene encoding ADP/ATP translocase 2, which yields MNETAVSFAKDFLAGGIAAAISKTAVAPIERVKLLLQVQHASRQIAVDQQYKGIIDCVVRIPKEQGFISYWRGNLANVIRYFPTQALNFAFKDKYKNVFLDGVDKHKQFWRYFAGNLASGGAAGATSLCFVYPLDFARTRLAADVGKVGQEREFKGLGDCLVKISKSDGIKGLYQGFNVSVQGIIIYRAAYFGVYDTAKGMLPDPKNTHIFVSWMIAQSVTAVAGLVSYPFDTVRRRMMMQSGRKGADIMYSGTIDCWKKISRDEGGKAFFKGALSNVLRGMGGAFVLVLYDELKKVI from the exons ATGAATGAAACAGCCGTTTCCTTCGCCAAGGACTTCCTGGCTGGTGGTATCGCCGCCGCCATCTCCAAAACAGCTGTAGCGCCCATCGAGAGAGTCAAGCTTCTCCTGCAG GTTCAACATGCCAGCAGACAGATTGCGGTTGACCAGCAGTACAAGGGCATCATTGACTGCGTCGTCCGTATCCCCAAAGAGCAGGGCTTCATCTCGTATTGGAGGGGGAACCTGGCCAACGTCATCCGATACTTCCCCACCCAGGCCCTCAACTTTGCTTTCAAGGACAAGTACAAGAATGTCTTCCTCGATGGCGTGGACAAGCACAAGCAGTTCTGGAGATACTTCGCGGGCAACCTGGCGTCGGGCGGTGCAGCCGGAGCCACGTCCCTCTGTTTCGTCTACCCCCTCGACTTCGCCAGAACACGCTTGGCCGCCGATGTCGGCAAAGTCGGACAGGAGCGCGAGTTCAAAGGTCTGGGCGACTGCTTGGTGAAGATCTCCAAGTCTGACGGCATCAAGGGTCTGTATCAGGGCTTCAATGTCTCAGTACAAGGCATCATCATCTACAGGGCTGCTTACTTTGGCGTCTACGACACAGCCAAGG GCATGCTTCCAGATcccaagaacacacacatttttgtcagCTGGATGATCGCTCAGTCTGTGACTGCTGTCGCCGGTCTTGTATCCTACCCCTTCGACACCGTCCGTCGTCGTATGATGATGCAGTCTGGACGCAAAGgag CCGACATCATGTACAGCGGAACCATCGACTGCTGGAAGAAGATCTCGCGTGACGAGGGCGGCAAGGCCTTCTTCAAGGGAGCGCTGTCTAATGTGCTCAGAGGCATGGGCGGTGCCTTTGTGCTCGTCTTATACGATGAGCTCAAGAAAGTCATCTAA